The genome window GCTTTGGCGATAGCCACAACCCCAAATGCAGTCTTGCAGCCACCACCCCCACAGTGGTGTCTGCTTGCCGCCGCCAGCACTCGGCCACCGACGATAAAAAATCAGAAGAACATGGATGGGAAGAAAGGAGGAAAAGGGGGAGTTGGGGAGGAGAGGAACTCACCGCTAGTAGGTGGTGAAGGGCGTCGCCACCGACAATGTGGGCGTGGTGGTGACAGGCAAGAGGGAGGCGTAGGAGATGCGGCTAGGAGATGCAATGTCATTAGGTTATGCGGCTAGGAGATGCGACTGGGCCAGATTGGACTGGGTCGTATCCTAAATGTATCCCacaagtatccaaggagtatccgaattttcaatatttatttttattcagaTACTCCGCCGAGTATCCCGTGTGCATCAGTATCGGATACGGTATCCGATACGGATACGCGGGCATTTGGAAATATCGGTGTTTCAAAGTTGATCATCGATAGACAGGTACTTTAGTGAGCTCACTATTTAAAGATGTCTCAGTGGTAAACTGCTCTTCCTTACCAAAATGATTGTATTTACATGTAGATATTCATATGAGCTTAGTTGTAATACAATCTCATTTATCTAATCCCTCGCCCATGATGGTGTGGCTCATCCTTTATGCTGTATTGAAGCGATTTATGAATCCATGATGGTGATTGTTATGCAGTAATTTATGTTGTGATGTTGACTGCTATTTATCTCTGTTAGATTGTTCTATCTGAATATCACATCTTGCCAAGATGTACACACATAGGAAATTCCTTACGAGTCTTGTTGATTCTCTCACTTGTGGCTCTTTCTTGATGCTCAGGTACGGGATGAGCTTAGAAAGGAGACtttgcaacttgcaagtgaGTTATACATTCTGTTTCTGTAAATATTGGTGTTCCCAAACTAAATGTATTATTGGGATTGTGAACTGCAGGGGAAAATTTAGAGAAGGAGCAGCGGATCCTGGAGCTCAGAAACCAGGTTAGCACTGTCAGCAAGACAACAACTATTGTAGTCATGCTATTCATTAGTAAACCCGAGCATTACGAATACCATAATAGAAAAAAGcatgagaattttttttctttatgttttcAGAACTTAAAACATTTTTTTGCTAACAGTCCGGTTGCATTTGTAATTTGTACAGTGCACTATAATAAGAACCACAGAACTGGCGGCTGCTCAAGATAGATTGACTGATTTGGAACGGCAAAAGGATGAGATCATGAGGTCCTATTCACCTGCTGCGCTGCTCGACAAGCTCCAAAGTAAGCACTTTGAACAATAGCATCTGCTGTTCCTGTGTTCTTGCCAATTGCCTACTTCTATCTGAGTTTGGTATACCACAGTGATGCACATATCTGCTTCGGATGCACAGTGCACCAAAATATGAATGATGGTGCTAGAACCTTGTGAAGCATCTATTAGTTTCATTGAACTTAACTATATTGTTCAAGTGTACTGGCCAGTGACCACTGACCAGCTGGGAGCTCGTGCTGGCTACCCAGTGGATCTATGTCAATACCAGTACTTGCAGAGAGTTATGTTGTGTAGGCATACACTCGTCAGTAACATACACAAACGTTGCTTTGGTGCTTGCTCAGTGTCAATGGCGAAGTTGGATGAGGAGGCCGAGGAGCTGCACCAGAAGTTCCTCGAGAAGGACATCGACCTGCCTACCTTTGTGCAGAAGTACAAGAAGCTCCGCACTGCCTACCACAAGCAGGCGTTGCTTCATCTCGCCGGCCAGACATCGCTTCGCTGATATCCGTGGGCTGTCGTGTTGGACAAATACCTATTCATTCTCGTTTTACACTACTATGTATCTATCTGTTTGGCCCTGTTTTTAGTGCAGCATATTGTAGGGCTTGCCAAACACCAAATGGAGATTGCTGTATAGTTATGTCTTGCATTGCGGGGATTGTTGCATTGCATTTTACGTATGGTGCCCGTGGTGCGACTAACGAGTGACAAAGTCGGATTTATATACGGTCATCATCAAACCAATTGCATTCATTTTGTATAGCTTTCTTATGCTTGATGGCTCGTGGGTTGATGCCAGTTGAGTTTTTTCACCGTAGTGATGAACACTGAAACAGATTGAACTCGGACTCTTCTTTACACGTCGTTCCCGTGACACGCAGTGTGTTCAGAGAAGAACAAAATCGCATGCGAGGCCGCATTAAGatcgttttaaaaaaaaactgaaatatTAATATCGTATTGAACTTACCCCATGCTCCACACTTTCGGCGACTTAAGTGCTTCCTTTTCACTGCCCCCGTTATACTGCCCTAGTTTTCCAGCAGTTGGCTTCCGCACAGATGACAGCAGAAAGAAGCCTATGATTATTGGGTTCTGATTCTGCAAGATTAAGGACGTGTTTGGATTGCAACCTTGGCTTGCCCTATCAATTTTTTGGCGTCGTCATGTTTCATTTGTTGTTTGGATTGATGCGAATGTTTTGGTTTATCCACTCAGCACTGCCCTCACTAGCTGTTTTCTAGCCAACACACAGACGAAACCGTGGCGGCGAAAAGCTACGCCAAAATTTTAGCAATTTCAGGTTTGGTGGGGCTAATGCAGGGGTAATCCAAACAAGCTCTAAAATGCAAATGCCAAAGCTGTGGATTAAAATGCACTCGTGTAGGTCAgtcgtgccttcaccagtgagtGAAGTCAGGTGACTTTAAATTGTTGTGCATTGCTGGATCGTAAAACGATGGATAAAATTTTGGTGCTACAGTGTACTATAAACAGTAATATCTGACTGAGTTACTATAGCATTTTACTACAGTATTTTGATGATAGAGTACTGTTTATCTTCTCATATTTTACTGCTGTCTCGTGACTTCACGCCCCCTGGGATACGGATCCCGTTCCACCACCCCACCAAAAGTTGATTCCGTAAAGCGCTATGCATCACGATAGCCAAGTCCGTTTGGAATAATATTGCACTGTGAGCCGTACTCCACCACTGAGAAGATTGCTAGATGTGCTAAGTGCCTAGTTTAACTCCGAATtccttaaaaaataatttatgttaaaatataagtgaattatttattttttatgagcttagttttttttaagttagTCGGCATATACAGTTTAATATAGTATTAGAGCTATATATCTCGAGTTCGAGTCTTAATAGATGCAATTAAACTAAAAATTACGGCTAATTTCTAATTTTAGATCTGAGACATGATGAATTATAagtaaattattatttttatcaatTTAAGTTTTTAGATGAATTAACTAAGTGCATGCAGCTTAATAATTCGTACCTATTTGTTCGCTCGCTGAGCAATCCACGAGTGCGTTGCACGGACAGCGGAATTCTTGTCGATTCACGCGACGCTTTCGGGTTCAGAACAAATGGATCCGATCTCCGCATGCACGCAGAACAAAATCGCATTATGAGCCGTGAGCCAGAACGATCCGATCCAAGCGTCTCCCGCGGCGGCCATTGCTCCAGGGGTAAGGCTGAAAGGTTGGCCAGCCTTGTCCGCGTCGCTACGGAGCAAGCGACCCGTGACCTGGCGCCTTCGGAGCCACAGGGGAGGGCTCGAACTGCTAGCCGCTGGACCCTGCAGAATTCCATGGAGGAATCGTATTCGTCACGAAGGCTATCGAGTTGATTAAATTACCGGGATCGTTTTGTTGGTTGGCAGATAACGGTGGAGAGTTTTGGCCTGCTCCAGCCGTATGAAATTAGTACGAgaggaagtaaattttatagtatCCTGTTTGacgaatttttttatctatgataatatttatttatattcttTCTTATCTTTAACTTAACTATTGAATCACAAGATAAATATTATGAATAGAGTCTCACGAGAATCTTTCTAGATAATATCTTGTAAAATTTGCTTCCAATACGAGAGCTTATCGATCTTCTTGCGCGCTTCTTTCCATGTCAACTTTTAAGTACCATTTGAACACACATGCATTCACATATGTACACACCACATTCAAGTCCATATAGGCATACATATTAACCACTTTACCGTACCTACGAATGACATATGGGTAGTTCGATATAAATGCTTCAACACGCCAACAACACATAAAACTCTATGTCGCACACAATTGGTCATAAAATAGGTAGAATAGGTAGCATACCATTGTGAATGTTTTATAAGATGCACTTGTTCCATATCTTGAGCTTGCCAAAGAATCATTGGGTAAAATCATCACATAAAAACGCACGAGGAATGTGGATTTAAGATGGATATGAGTCTTCCGCAGTACTACACGGTGCAGTATAGGTCATTGACACGTGGATAGTATCAGTCATTGACACAATACAATACTGCAGAGGATACCTCTCCATTTaagacacatcagcagaaaaaCTCCATGTCGAATATCAATCAAGAGCTACAATGTACAAGTTTGAATATTATTTGGTCTGATTTACATGGGTCATTCTATCAATAAAGCAGTGTATGCATTCGCGTACCACACAGAAGCCAATTTTCTGTCATGAGAAGATGGTAAATACAAATTCTTTTATCGGTACAGCGATCTAATCAAGATATACAGGTCAACGGAGGAAAATCCCATGTGCAAGCCACTGGAACAGAGCAGCCACTTCGTATTTTGGGGCATTTTAAACTGCATTATGCATAGCAGGGTGTATAACAGATCAGTTTTCCTTAGCGCTGTTCTTGATCCATTCCAGATACTTGGTGTTACCACCAGTTATGGGCAGAGCAATAACTTCAGGAGCACTGCATGGACGAGGAACCAGTAAACCCCGTACTAGCAACGTTGCATACTTGACGTCACTATATATAAAACGATGAAAAAACACAACATAAGTAAACCGAATGGATCTTACTCATATTCACGGTTGACTTAGACATGTCCAGTCAAGGCATCTAGAAGTGATTCCCTGGCCTTGGTGACGAACAATTCTTCAGCATCAATTTGCACCTGAAAAAAGGGCAGATTAGTGATCAGCACATGCTTAGTTTCATATGCCACGACGCAAATATAGCACCataactttctctccccctagTAAACAGATTCAATGCCTGAAAAGGTAAGGAGGACTACAGTATATTTCACCACTAGAGAAGACAAATAAGAGACAAACTATTCCAAAACTAGTATAAGATTACAGAGTAAGGTATTCATGGTAAGAACTAAAATGCCAAACAGCAAGGAACATACTATATGCAATCTCTACTGATCATTCTTGTTTATGGGCAAATAGGTCTcgtaatttattttttgaatttacaCACTCAATGATTTCAATTTATGGTTGTCTTGGTAGCCTGAAGCTAAGATGTGCAAAGTAATATCTATCACATGAGTCCAACTGAGTCATTTGTTCAACAAAATATGACAAGCTTCAGTAAGCTCTCCCACAGTTAGTTCTTACGTATAACAATGCAGTTTTCTCAAGCTCAGCTCGTTTACAGTGCTATCTATAAAAGCTGAACCTCACCCGGCGCAACTTAACAGATAAACCTTGCAACCATTAGAAAAGTGGGAAAATTTAGTGTTTAACATCGAGCGGTGAAAATTAATATTTTGTTGAGAAATCTAAAGGGTAGGAGAATAAGAGCCATAAACCCTCCTTGCCCATAAAGGGAGCTACACCATTATAGAAAAGTGGGAAAAATTAATGTTTAACATTGAGCGGTGAAAATTAATATTTTGTTGAGAAACCTTAAGGGTAGGAGCACAAGAGCCCTAAACCCTCCTTGCCCATAAAGGGAGCTACACCATTATAGTTCTAAACCCTCCTTACCCATAAAGGGAGCTACACCATTATAGACCTAAACCCTCCTTACCCATAAAGGGAGCCCTAAACCCTCCTTTCCGAGTGTGTTGTTATTATTTGAACAGAACAAAACTTACGTACTAGGAACAAAAAAATTGGAATGAGCAATCAAAATTTTCATATGCATTGTGTTCATAATGTAACCCATAGATGAAGAAACATAAGCGAAGAAATAATATTGA of Phragmites australis chromosome 3, lpPhrAust1.1, whole genome shotgun sequence contains these proteins:
- the LOC133911766 gene encoding vacuolar protein-sorting-associated protein 37 homolog 1-like, producing the protein MSWRIPLFGSQQQQPDPNFQDIPAQSWYPPSGSSSRPSTPGSSSASPHQRASDHPQSSSRGQPSPAEAVGIIARLKDKSIDELQRLLKDKEAYNAFFNSLDQVKTQNNVRDELRKETLQLARENLEKEQRILELRNQCTIIRTTELAAAQDRLTDLERQKDEIMRSYSPAALLDKLQMSMAKLDEEAEELHQKFLEKDIDLPTFVQKYKKLRTAYHKQALLHLAGQTSLR